One region of Turicibacter bilis genomic DNA includes:
- a CDS encoding helix-turn-helix domain-containing protein, producing the protein MIEPKVSLHDTYLELKKQRYYCGHCQSTFTLKTSIVEKNCYISYNTKHAIALEAQNKISECDIARRHQVSHSTVNRIIHSFYESQTLNFNYLPENLCFDEFKSVKSAEGHLACEA; encoded by the coding sequence ATTATAGAACCAAAAGTCTCCCTTCATGATACCTACTTAGAGCTCAAAAAACAGCGTTATTATTGTGGGCATTGCCAATCTACCTTTACACTAAAAACTTCAATCGTTGAAAAGAACTGTTATATTTCTTATAACACGAAACATGCCATTGCTTTAGAGGCTCAAAATAAAATCTCTGAATGTGATATCGCTCGTCGTCATCAGGTCTCTCATTCAACTGTCAATCGTATCATCCATAGCTTTTATGAATCTCAAACCTTAAACTTTAATTATTTACCTGAAAATCTTTGTTTTGATGAATTTAAATCGGTTAAGTCTGCTGAGGGTCACCTGGCATGCGAAGCATAA
- a CDS encoding glycosyltransferase family 2 protein, with product MKISIIIPAYNVADYITTCLDSIESQFYQEVEVIIVDDGSSDQTARVVKDYQQSHALKLILLRQANQGVQVARQKGLEVASGDYVLWMDSDDWLNPNSLQRLNEIACQSTADLICFDYQFVRSDGQIRPSSLHLEELNNESLISCLLNGALNGALWNKLIKREFLMENQIVLPKDLRYGEDLASLFLIALSNPTVSVIRDILYNYYLRPSSVSNTKGTSIYTVSKSLNYVRKLLNAQPEYKQELDLFLYLHLYYYRVVLECDAQVRSYFKDEWKKQNISMKKNPLFYRFIMKLSLKEKIKFFKYLLLIARK from the coding sequence ATGAAGATTAGCATCATAATACCTGCTTATAACGTAGCAGATTATATTACGACTTGTTTAGATTCAATTGAATCTCAGTTCTATCAAGAAGTTGAGGTTATTATTGTTGATGATGGATCAAGTGATCAGACAGCTAGGGTGGTTAAAGATTATCAACAAAGTCATGCATTAAAACTGATTTTACTTCGCCAAGCAAATCAAGGCGTACAAGTTGCTAGACAGAAAGGATTAGAAGTGGCCAGCGGAGATTATGTTTTATGGATGGATAGTGATGACTGGTTAAATCCAAATTCTTTACAACGCTTAAATGAGATAGCATGTCAATCTACTGCAGATTTAATTTGTTTTGATTATCAATTTGTAAGGAGTGATGGACAAATTCGACCATCATCTTTGCATTTAGAAGAGTTAAATAATGAAAGCTTAATCAGTTGCTTGTTAAATGGAGCTCTAAATGGAGCGTTATGGAATAAATTAATTAAACGAGAGTTTCTAATGGAAAATCAGATAGTGTTACCTAAAGATTTACGTTATGGTGAAGACTTAGCAAGTTTATTTTTAATAGCGTTATCAAATCCAACTGTATCAGTTATACGAGATATTTTGTATAATTATTATTTAAGACCAAGCAGTGTTTCAAATACAAAAGGGACCTCTATTTATACTGTATCAAAGTCATTAAATTACGTTCGAAAACTTTTGAATGCACAGCCTGAATATAAACAGGAACTTGATTTATTTTTATACTTACATCTTTACTATTATCGGGTTGTGCTTGAATGTGATGCACAAGTTCGTTCTTATTTTAAAGATGAATGGAAAAAACAAAATATTTCAATGAAGAAGAATCCACTTTTTTATCGTTTTATAATGAAACTTTCATTGAAGGAAAAAATAAAGTTTTTTAAATATCTTTTATTAATTGCTAGAAAATAA
- a CDS encoding glycosyltransferase, translated as MKKVMFMIPHLKGGGAERVLIDLLGRLDQKKFEITLIVLQHQGVYLDQIPAGINVQYLMKGSGWMYWLQSRIIKYFRKWYYRLKIKEQYDVEIAFLEGMATNLIAHSPNKASKKIAWIHTDMHKNHWTKNMFYPGDEARCYCHFDELIFVSNDSVAAFKDRFKQVDVSLRVIPNPVIPEQIIKKAEAFEVNYPRQTIVTIGRLNPQKGFDILIRAFAKIVERFEVDLVIVGEGPQRVELEKLIDSLQLSHCVKLLGYQENPYPYMKSANIFMSSSRTEGYPIVLLEALVLNKAIVATKITGNQEILNDGEAGLMCECSADGMVEVLSQILDGSFSIPMLEAKSAKLAAQFDIDEILYKIESIL; from the coding sequence ATGAAGAAAGTCATGTTCATGATTCCCCATTTAAAAGGGGGAGGGGCTGAGAGGGTCTTAATTGATCTTTTAGGTCGCCTTGATCAAAAGAAGTTCGAGATTACGCTCATTGTATTGCAGCATCAAGGCGTTTATCTTGATCAAATTCCAGCAGGGATTAATGTTCAGTATTTAATGAAAGGTTCAGGGTGGATGTACTGGTTACAGAGCCGAATTATTAAGTATTTTCGAAAGTGGTATTATCGTTTAAAGATTAAAGAACAATATGATGTTGAAATTGCTTTTTTAGAGGGGATGGCTACGAATTTAATTGCTCATTCTCCTAATAAGGCGAGTAAAAAAATCGCATGGATTCACACAGATATGCATAAAAATCATTGGACTAAAAATATGTTTTATCCAGGAGATGAAGCACGTTGTTATTGTCACTTTGATGAGTTGATTTTTGTTTCCAATGATTCAGTTGCTGCATTTAAGGATCGGTTTAAACAGGTTGATGTCTCTTTAAGAGTTATTCCTAATCCTGTGATTCCGGAGCAAATTATAAAAAAAGCAGAAGCCTTTGAGGTGAATTATCCGCGACAGACGATTGTTACAATTGGTCGTTTGAATCCTCAAAAAGGATTTGATATACTGATTCGAGCTTTTGCTAAGATAGTTGAACGTTTTGAGGTAGATTTAGTGATTGTTGGAGAAGGACCTCAACGTGTAGAACTTGAAAAGTTGATTGATTCGTTACAGTTATCTCACTGTGTAAAATTACTTGGTTATCAAGAAAATCCTTATCCTTATATGAAATCAGCAAATATTTTTATGTCTTCTTCACGAACAGAAGGTTATCCTATTGTTTTGTTAGAGGCGTTAGTTTTAAATAAGGCTATTGTTGCAACAAAAATTACTGGAAATCAAGAAATTTTAAATGATGGAGAAGCGGGACTGATGTGTGAATGTAGTGCTGATGGAATGGTGGAAGTATTAAGTCAAATTTTAGATGGAAGTTTTTCAATCCCAATGCTGGAGGCAAAAAGTGCAAAACTAGCTGCCCAGTTTGATATTGATGAAATTTTATATAAAATTGAATCTATTTTATAG
- a CDS encoding glycosyltransferase family 2 protein: MIKVSVIVPVYNVEDYLVECLESLVSQTLKEIEIICVNDGSTDGSMAILEDYKKKYPAIKVFTKPNGGLSDARNFGLKRATGEYIAFVDSDDYVHVNMLKVLYEAMIDAQADLCVSQIKEVYQTEKKDLIDHNEIYPMLGHPTVWNKLYKHEWIKMFDIEFPVGLWYEDNVFTYKYLLNQPKIVYVEDFLYYYRKERVGSIMSSQVSPKIYDIYEVGNQLAAYGKTRSLTTFERQQFELYFIRGIFFRHLPKIIKLEGKHPWHLYQKLRQHHAYLMSYYPNWINNPLFLEDKDRYFTDKLGKHFILKIKILKVLLNLGVRRSN; encoded by the coding sequence ATGATTAAGGTTAGTGTTATTGTACCTGTTTATAATGTAGAAGATTATTTAGTTGAGTGTTTAGAGAGTTTGGTTTCACAAACATTAAAAGAAATTGAAATTATATGTGTCAATGATGGAAGTACTGATGGTTCAATGGCAATTTTAGAGGATTATAAGAAAAAATATCCAGCAATTAAAGTATTTACAAAGCCAAACGGAGGATTATCAGATGCAAGAAATTTTGGATTAAAACGCGCAACGGGTGAATATATTGCATTTGTTGATTCGGATGACTATGTACATGTAAATATGCTTAAAGTTTTATATGAGGCTATGATTGATGCCCAAGCAGATTTATGTGTTTCTCAAATTAAAGAGGTGTATCAAACAGAAAAAAAAGATTTGATTGACCATAATGAAATCTATCCAATGTTAGGTCATCCAACGGTGTGGAATAAGTTATATAAGCACGAATGGATAAAGATGTTTGATATTGAGTTTCCAGTTGGACTTTGGTATGAAGATAATGTATTTACCTATAAGTATTTATTAAATCAACCTAAGATTGTTTATGTCGAAGATTTTTTATACTATTATCGTAAGGAACGTGTGGGATCGATTATGTCTTCCCAAGTGAGTCCAAAAATTTATGATATTTACGAAGTTGGAAATCAATTAGCCGCTTATGGAAAAACTCGTTCACTAACAACCTTTGAAAGACAACAGTTTGAACTATACTTCATTCGTGGAATTTTCTTTAGGCATTTACCGAAGATCATTAAGTTAGAAGGTAAACATCCATGGCATCTTTATCAGAAACTACGTCAACATCATGCTTATTTAATGTCATATTATCCAAATTGGATTAACAATCCGTTGTTTTTAGAAGATAAGGATCGTTATTTTACAGACAAGTTAGGAAAGCATTTCATACTTAAAATTAAGATTTTAAAAGTATTATTAAACCTAGGTGTCAGACGCTCGAATTAG
- a CDS encoding DUF6077 domain-containing protein, giving the protein MFLIVIVFLFIFLLLASIAVGLKVNKSVSIVAFDKIHPLSLGFFVILGIYQLIAWPFMLLHFSTTILAILTSIIILALVVLIIREWCALINYLKQSFIKKHNWLIICCFILFTFLYTILRSLDTYWDFNFYLPLIGTNVESDFLNVIDPWSGQSGNLSWMYNYQGYYVLMAMLSKLFSVDSTLLMIWLPSLLSFLIFPCVVLDGIELLTPKLHKKYRILSFMIVFFLSVFNLNFLEFSYYGANYRLFILSYLLLLIMIYLKHPNRRLLLVTVLIMTAHLSTHSTALFISVMILLLLFLYLVWFRYADYFNFFLVLSSPVALYVGSVLYDIVGGLSIIPITFLLALYCLVYRFNQRDAKWWFSFLKIMSLLIVIGIFMASVIMIVMKMNAPVTLVDFYQAFIQIYYNGFSIKLVDMGQILVNMIIVLLLACGFNKKDDHHILYFMPLATLILFFNPIVAPFISSILTGIVYDRTIALVISNITVTLAISQLADFKYRRIMLSGFFLISSVIFINDTIFHEDTKIHTINSVKTYNLLYKQPIDLLELDEFLNDYTKDKIPQQTRIISYDFRIRLQSRNHILVYTVPDYRELELDLKSEQPNLAKAYDIITRSLELEKLNVEISCISDILLANQVNLVIVPSPISSDLKQNLNEFSQLIYENNSYQVYEVNASK; this is encoded by the coding sequence ATGTTTTTGATAGTAATAGTTTTTTTATTTATATTTTTATTATTGGCATCTATAGCGGTAGGGTTAAAGGTTAATAAAAGTGTATCGATTGTAGCATTTGACAAAATTCATCCTCTTTCGCTTGGTTTTTTTGTCATCTTAGGTATTTATCAATTGATAGCATGGCCGTTTATGTTACTACATTTTTCAACTACGATATTGGCTATTTTAACCTCGATCATTATATTAGCATTAGTAGTATTAATTATCAGAGAGTGGTGTGCCTTAATAAATTATTTAAAGCAATCATTTATTAAAAAACATAATTGGTTGATAATTTGTTGTTTTATATTGTTTACGTTTCTTTATACAATACTTCGAAGTCTAGATACATATTGGGATTTCAACTTCTATCTTCCTTTGATTGGAACGAATGTAGAAAGTGATTTTTTAAATGTTATTGATCCTTGGAGTGGCCAATCGGGAAATTTAAGTTGGATGTACAATTACCAAGGTTATTATGTGTTGATGGCGATGTTATCAAAATTATTTAGTGTGGATTCAACACTGTTAATGATTTGGTTACCATCATTGTTATCATTTCTGATTTTTCCGTGTGTAGTTTTAGATGGGATTGAACTATTAACTCCAAAACTTCATAAGAAATATCGTATTCTTTCATTTATGATTGTGTTCTTTTTAAGCGTCTTTAATCTCAATTTCTTAGAGTTTAGCTATTATGGTGCAAATTATCGTTTGTTTATTTTAAGTTATTTACTTTTATTGATAATGATATATTTAAAGCATCCGAATCGACGCTTATTGTTAGTCACAGTCTTAATAATGACTGCCCATTTGAGTACTCATTCAACTGCTTTATTTATATCGGTTATGATATTACTTTTATTATTTTTATACTTAGTATGGTTTAGGTATGCGGATTACTTTAATTTCTTCTTGGTATTATCATCTCCAGTCGCACTATATGTAGGCTCAGTTTTATATGATATTGTTGGAGGATTGAGTATAATTCCTATCACCTTTCTTTTAGCTCTGTATTGTCTAGTTTATAGATTTAATCAACGTGACGCTAAATGGTGGTTTTCATTTTTAAAAATTATGAGTCTTTTAATAGTTATTGGGATTTTTATGGCTAGTGTGATAATGATAGTTATGAAAATGAATGCACCAGTGACTTTAGTTGATTTTTATCAAGCGTTCATTCAAATTTATTATAACGGCTTTTCAATCAAGTTGGTTGATATGGGACAAATACTAGTAAATATGATAATTGTCCTTCTATTAGCATGTGGATTTAACAAAAAGGATGATCATCATATTTTATACTTTATGCCATTGGCGACACTAATTCTATTTTTTAATCCTATTGTTGCCCCCTTTATTAGTTCAATCTTAACAGGTATTGTGTATGACCGTACAATTGCACTTGTAATTTCGAATATTACTGTTACATTAGCTATTTCTCAATTAGCTGATTTTAAATATAGACGTATAATGTTAAGTGGATTTTTCTTGATTAGTAGTGTGATTTTTATTAATGATACGATATTTCATGAAGATACTAAAATTCATACAATTAATTCAGTTAAGACTTATAATTTACTTTATAAGCAACCTATTGATTTGCTTGAATTAGATGAGTTCTTAAATGACTATACAAAAGATAAAATACCACAGCAAACACGTATTATAAGTTATGATTTTAGAATTCGTCTTCAATCAAGAAATCATATATTAGTCTATACGGTTCCAGATTACCGTGAACTTGAATTAGACCTAAAATCTGAACAACCCAATTTAGCAAAAGCATATGATATCATCACACGATCTTTAGAATTAGAAAAGCTAAATGTAGAGATTTCATGTATTTCAGATATTCTTTTGGCTAATCAAGTAAACTTAGTAATTGTACCTAGTCCGATTTCATCTGATTTGAAACAAAATTTAAATGAATTTAGTCAATTAATTTATGAAAATAATAGTTATCAAGTTTATGAGGTAAACGCCTCGAAATAA
- the pssE gene encoding PssE/Cps14G family polysaccharide biosynthesis glycosyltransferase → MILVLCGTQKQDFSRMIRAVEKLADEQEIIVQGGHNHYSSDKVKVLGFISNNEMDRFYDQADYIVTHAGAGSMIQSLKKQKKTIAVPRLSKYGEHVNDHQIELAKKLEDLGYLLVYHDGDNMKEVFRRLKNFKTKPYHLKGNLVELVDKTIEAYLD, encoded by the coding sequence TTGATTTTAGTATTATGTGGAACACAAAAACAAGATTTTTCACGTATGATCCGTGCAGTTGAAAAATTAGCTGATGAACAAGAAATAATTGTTCAAGGCGGACATAATCATTATTCAAGTGACAAGGTTAAAGTGCTGGGCTTTATTTCTAATAATGAAATGGATAGGTTTTACGATCAAGCAGATTATATAGTAACGCATGCGGGTGCTGGATCAATGATTCAATCCTTAAAAAAGCAAAAAAAGACGATTGCAGTGCCAAGGTTATCTAAGTATGGAGAGCATGTTAATGATCACCAAATTGAATTAGCAAAGAAGCTGGAAGATTTAGGTTATTTACTGGTGTACCACGATGGAGATAATATGAAAGAAGTTTTTAGAAGATTAAAAAACTTTAAAACGAAACCCTATCATTTAAAAGGAAATTTAGTAGAATTGGTGGATAAAACCATCGAAGCTTATTTGGATTAA
- the pssD gene encoding PssD/Cps14F family polysaccharide biosynthesis glycosyltransferase codes for MKKGKIMFCSSAGGHYTELMQLRSLIVKYNGVVVTEKTKLSLETTLPTEYVIYSSKNDGWIYFFEYFYVWCVSFYYFIKYFPKVIISTGVHSTIPMCIFGRLFGRKVIYIETIANIKTPSMTGKIMYRIATDFYVQWEELLEVYPNAKFGGCIF; via the coding sequence ATGAAAAAAGGTAAGATTATGTTTTGTTCGAGTGCTGGAGGACATTATACTGAATTAATGCAGTTGAGATCACTGATTGTAAAGTATAATGGAGTCGTCGTAACCGAGAAAACAAAATTATCTCTTGAAACGACATTACCGACTGAATATGTGATATATAGTTCAAAAAATGATGGTTGGATTTATTTTTTTGAATACTTTTATGTGTGGTGTGTTTCATTTTATTATTTTATTAAATATTTTCCGAAAGTGATTATTTCAACGGGGGTCCATTCAACCATTCCTATGTGTATATTTGGACGTTTGTTTGGTCGAAAAGTCATTTATATTGAAACAATTGCCAATATTAAGACTCCTTCTATGACCGGAAAGATTATGTATCGTATTGCTACAGATTTTTATGTTCAATGGGAAGAGTTATTAGAGGTTTATCCTAATGCGAAGTTTGGAGGTTGTATTTTTTGA
- a CDS encoding lipopolysaccharide biosynthesis protein, producing the protein MRLKKSMINSISNILIYFISMVPLFIVRKVFLNQLGDELLSVNSLFSDIIGMMSIFELGIGTAIVFSLYKPFAVDDRIKIKGYLDYYQKFYRRVGLIILVVGLVLAPFISKFIKVDIKVPYLGFYFILYLVNTVISYFFTYKTCILQVAQQGYKLTLSTALSKLAISSFQIIVLIKYQNYYLYLLLEIFINLIYYILINRYIDKKYEWLSQTKGKIEKSEEQNLIKNIKAMFMHKIGSLVINSTDSIVIANFVNLISVGKFKSYRMVIAAVETLTWKGMSGIIASIGNLIAEEDEQSIYLVHKRLFFLNFWMVSFIIISLFNTLNQFIVLWLGVDQLIDSLTFVVILLNCYFSLMRSSVESFKEGAGVYHEDRYAPLAESIINLVASIILVQWIGLPGVFLGTMISNLTVVFWIKPLVVYRHLFKRSVLEYFKTYFKYVLIAIIPLILSSWLTAPFKYTYTIGAFSINVMINILVINILYLIIFWKNNEFDYFKSILIKIGSGLYQKLKG; encoded by the coding sequence ATGAGATTAAAGAAATCGATGATTAATTCTATATCAAATATATTGATTTATTTTATTTCAATGGTTCCGTTGTTCATTGTTAGAAAAGTTTTCTTAAATCAATTAGGTGATGAGTTATTAAGTGTGAATTCATTATTTTCCGACATCATTGGTATGATGTCCATCTTCGAGTTAGGTATAGGAACTGCTATTGTCTTTTCACTATATAAACCTTTCGCTGTAGATGATCGGATAAAGATCAAAGGGTATTTAGATTATTATCAAAAGTTTTATAGACGAGTTGGATTGATTATTTTAGTCGTTGGATTAGTATTAGCCCCATTTATTTCAAAATTTATCAAAGTAGATATTAAAGTTCCTTATTTAGGGTTTTATTTTATTTTATATCTGGTTAATACAGTGATTAGTTATTTCTTTACGTATAAGACTTGTATTTTACAAGTTGCGCAACAAGGATATAAATTAACGTTATCGACAGCTTTATCCAAGTTAGCGATTTCTTCATTTCAAATCATCGTCTTAATCAAATATCAAAACTATTATTTATATTTACTATTAGAGATTTTTATTAACTTAATTTACTATATCTTAATTAATCGATATATTGATAAGAAGTATGAATGGTTATCACAAACCAAAGGAAAAATCGAAAAATCGGAAGAGCAGAATCTTATTAAGAACATCAAAGCAATGTTTATGCATAAGATTGGTTCATTAGTTATTAATAGTACAGATAGTATAGTTATTGCGAATTTTGTTAACTTAATTTCTGTGGGTAAATTTAAAAGTTATCGAATGGTAATTGCAGCAGTGGAAACACTTACTTGGAAAGGAATGAGTGGGATTATTGCTAGTATTGGAAATTTGATTGCTGAGGAAGATGAGCAAAGTATTTATCTGGTTCACAAACGTCTCTTCTTTTTAAATTTCTGGATGGTTTCATTTATTATTATTTCATTATTTAATACATTGAACCAATTTATTGTTTTATGGTTAGGTGTTGATCAACTGATAGATTCATTGACATTCGTTGTAATTTTATTAAACTGTTATTTTTCACTTATGCGCTCATCAGTTGAAAGTTTTAAAGAGGGAGCAGGGGTTTATCATGAGGATCGCTATGCTCCATTAGCAGAGTCTATTATAAACTTAGTTGCATCGATTATCTTAGTACAATGGATTGGTTTACCAGGGGTATTCTTAGGAACAATGATTAGTAACTTAACCGTTGTTTTTTGGATAAAGCCACTTGTTGTTTATCGCCATTTATTTAAGCGATCAGTTTTAGAGTATTTTAAAACCTATTTTAAATATGTTCTAATTGCAATAATTCCATTAATCCTTTCATCTTGGTTAACAGCGCCCTTTAAATATACGTATACGATTGGTGCTTTTAGTATCAATGTGATGATTAATATTCTTGTGATTAATATCCTGTATTTAATCATTTTCTGGAAAAATAATGAATTTGATTATTTTAAAAGTATTTTGATAAAAATAGGAAGTGGATTATATCAAAAGTTAAAAGGATAA
- a CDS encoding LCP family protein: protein MFNNKGLKWIYRIIMILPIIPIIWNIIYINQYSGFDSLLRLNLSLIFIFLYLAILMFGLYVVKEENKVGTIILTIVALIGLFTGTYFGYVNTRVYHSLNNMTMQDSIISYSLVTMADSPFTEVKDLEGYTIGTLNLTKQEVIDNIDQFLEENELTDEAEVEKYDSPISMIHDLYDGKVDAIIVGDNYGSLFSEQLGFEDIKNETKILANIETVIQQEELKPGMANTSLIDDPFSILLIGVDSTEQGLEAASLADSLIIATVNPQNLSVTMTSIPRDSYVEIPCFNNTKDKITHSNNGGTTCVIESVEKMFDLNIPYYVKINFKGVVELVDTIGGIYVDVPVTIEEQDSNRQFGEHLITVEEGYQHLNGEQALALSRHRKTLAKGDLGRAEHQQLVIEGIVNQMLTEMNTVGEFLDLLDVLGNNIETNISLNQMTSSLQYLLGLVSTFNGQNPLDYIHIKSMVVSAQYGYMDNPYYSFKLSYAFPYKGAIADAREQMLINLEKESPQFNYSFTFNGFEEYEGTQWVQTYYNEPLPGGATENNVTTDDEEEVKITVTDKNTSLTNDKTINNPSSSSNGSNGITNDGSNSESSNGSNGITNDGSNSESSNGSNGITNDGSNSESSNGSNGITNDGSNSESSNGSNGITNDGSNSESNNESNGVTNDGSNSESNNESNGVTNDGSNTEQVETDLTQEQVEMDLILDQMAVQYSNRYCRGIRLTLSLKK, encoded by the coding sequence ATGTTTAATAATAAGGGTTTAAAATGGATTTACAGAATAATCATGATTTTACCGATTATTCCAATTATATGGAATATTATTTATATCAATCAATATTCAGGATTTGATTCTTTGTTGCGTTTGAATCTTTCGTTAATCTTCATCTTCTTATATTTAGCTATTTTAATGTTTGGATTATATGTTGTTAAAGAAGAGAACAAAGTAGGCACAATCATTTTAACAATAGTTGCATTGATTGGTCTTTTTACAGGAACGTATTTTGGATATGTTAATACACGCGTTTATCATTCGTTAAATAACATGACGATGCAAGACTCAATTATTAGTTATAGTTTAGTTACAATGGCAGATAGTCCTTTCACTGAAGTAAAAGATTTAGAAGGGTATACAATTGGGACTTTAAATTTAACTAAGCAAGAAGTGATTGATAATATTGACCAATTTTTAGAAGAAAATGAATTAACAGATGAAGCAGAAGTTGAAAAATATGATTCTCCAATTTCTATGATTCATGATTTATATGATGGAAAAGTTGATGCGATTATTGTAGGGGATAACTATGGTTCATTATTTTCAGAACAATTAGGATTTGAAGATATTAAAAATGAAACTAAAATATTAGCTAATATTGAGACTGTTATTCAGCAAGAAGAATTAAAACCAGGAATGGCTAATACGTCATTAATTGACGATCCATTCTCCATTTTACTAATTGGAGTTGATTCAACTGAACAAGGATTAGAAGCTGCTTCATTAGCTGATTCATTAATTATAGCGACTGTGAATCCTCAGAATCTATCAGTAACGATGACATCTATTCCACGTGATTCATATGTTGAAATTCCATGTTTTAATAATACAAAAGATAAAATTACGCATTCAAATAATGGTGGAACAACGTGTGTCATTGAATCAGTTGAGAAAATGTTTGATTTAAATATTCCTTATTATGTAAAGATTAACTTTAAAGGGGTTGTTGAGTTAGTTGATACAATCGGTGGAATTTACGTTGATGTACCTGTGACAATTGAAGAACAAGATAGTAATCGTCAGTTTGGTGAGCATTTAATTACTGTTGAGGAAGGGTATCAACATTTAAATGGAGAACAAGCGTTAGCACTTTCTCGTCATCGTAAGACGTTAGCTAAAGGTGATTTAGGTCGTGCAGAACATCAACAATTGGTTATTGAGGGAATTGTAAATCAAATGTTAACAGAAATGAACACAGTTGGTGAGTTTTTAGATTTATTAGATGTTTTAGGTAATAATATTGAAACAAATATCTCACTCAATCAGATGACATCAAGCCTTCAATATTTATTAGGGCTTGTCTCAACATTTAATGGTCAAAATCCATTAGACTATATTCATATTAAGAGCATGGTTGTAAGTGCTCAATATGGTTATATGGATAATCCGTATTATAGCTTTAAGTTAAGCTATGCTTTCCCATATAAAGGGGCTATCGCAGATGCACGTGAACAAATGTTAATTAACTTAGAGAAGGAATCGCCTCAATTTAACTATAGCTTCACATTTAATGGATTTGAAGAATATGAAGGCACTCAGTGGGTACAAACGTATTATAATGAGCCACTTCCTGGAGGAGCAACAGAGAATAATGTAACTACAGATGATGAGGAGGAAGTGAAAATCACTGTAACAGATAAAAATACATCATTAACGAATGATAAAACAATTAATAATCCTAGTTCATCAAGTAATGGATCAAACGGTATAACAAATGATGGGTCAAACAGTGAATCGAGTAATGGATCAAACGGTATAACAAATGATGGGTCAAACAGTGAATCGAGTAATGGATCAAACGGTATAACAAATGATGGGTCAAACAGTGAATCGAGTAATGGATCAAACGGTATAACAAATGATGGGTCAAACAGTGAATCGAGTAATGGATCAAACGGTATAACAAATGATGGGTCAAACAGTGAATCAAATAATGAATCAAACGGTGTAACAAATGACGGGTCAAACAGTGAATCAAATAATGAATCAAACGGTGTAACAAATGATGGGTCAAATACTGAACAGGTGGAAACGGATCTAACTCAGGAACAGGTGGAAATGGATCTGATCTTGGATCAGATGGCAGTTCAATACAGTAATAGATATTGCCGAGGGATACGGTTAACACTATCATTAAAGAAGTAG